Below is a genomic region from Raphanus sativus cultivar WK10039 chromosome 4, ASM80110v3, whole genome shotgun sequence.
TCATGTTCAAGGCAGGGACAAGAGTTCTCTTGGAAGCCGAAGAAGCCGACAACGGCTTCACCCTTAGCTCTTCAAGCTGATCTCTGTTCATACAAAGCACACCTTGCCCATCGGAATCACTGAGCACTAAACTCCTCAGCGTCTTGTGCTCGGCTATGATCGGCTGTAGCAAGTAATGCCGTGCTGACGCAGCAATCAAAGAGCTGATTGTCCACACAACACGAAGCTTCAAGCCTCCGTTCGTGTAAAACGACTCCGGTATACTCCCGTTATCGTCGGGAGATTCAACGGTTGTAATGTCAGTGAGTTGAGAAAATCTAGTATTCGGTTGGATCACCGAAGATGCTCCGAGAATCAGGCAGTGATCCAAGGTGGAGCCGAACTCAGCTCTCCATTTCAACAAGACTCCGTCGTCGATCCCGAGCTCTCCGGAAGGTAACTCGATGCGTAGGTAACGAATCTCCTCGAAGTTCTTCAGAACCTGAGTAGGAGAGTGGTGCGTTACTCCGCCTTGTTCGATCTCTCCACCTTCGTCTCCTCCGCTGATAGACAGagacgaggaggaggaagaagaagagcctCCTCCGCACGATCTCTTCGCGCCGAGGAACTGCCCCAACGCTTGCAACGGCTTCACAATGCCGCCGACGACGAGGCGGAATATGGAGGAGAAAGGTCCGGACGCGGCGGCGGAGCGGGATTTGATCGAGGAGAGGGAGGAGTTATCGTCGTCGGAGATGACGCAGTCGACGCGGATGAGGACGTTCTCGACTTGAGGGACGAGGGAGTGGAATCTACGGGAGACGACGCAGCATCGGCCGAGGGATTTGACGTCGGAGATTTTGTtgaagacgaggaggaggatCGAGTCTGGGAGATGGTCGAAGTGGTCGATTTCTAGGGTTTGCGGTGGTGGTTCGGGGTGGATCCGGGAAGGTGGATCTGAACGGGGGATAACGGCCATTTGAATTTTGGATCTCGCGATTTGGGGGAAAGTTGCTAGGGTTGCAGAGAAGGAATCGAATCGGAATCTCTGGTTTTAGAGAAGATAACGCATGAGATATGAAGTTTCGAGAGAGAGATGAAAATGGATGGAGGAGACAGATACACGAGGTTTTTGTCTTTACTTCAGCGCGTGATTGAATCGGCGTGCGTGTTACGcgcgaagagagagagagaaaaaaggcATTTTACTCATCTGTAATGCAAAACAAAAAGTATTTATTGGTCTAAATTCATATTGTGCATAATTTAGCTATTCCCCTTCCACCTGGCAAAAATCTTTGGGAAATCACGAAAAGTACTATTTCCAAACAAAACTTTCaacaaaaaatgattaaatattctaaattttaaatattctattattaatatttcagAAACTTCAGAGATATATGCTAAAATTTTcagtaaaatattttgttacaaaTCTCTCAAACTTTAAgatatatttctttaaaatatttgtaaaattttatagattaatataattttaatttgagAGATTTACTTACAAAAGTGTTctaagttttatattattttttaaaaaaatttactaataaaaatatgtatttaatttaatggGATTTAACCactaaatcaatttaaatttatgaaaattagaTTTTTGACTTTACAttaggaaaatataaatatatattagtaggTGATATTTTGTTGTACGAAGAAAAAGAGAATACTCCCTCTGTCTTTAAATAAGTGTTATTTTGACagttttacaaatattttaaaaataacgaaaatacatgtaaatttttattagttacatctttttcaccaaaaatatttgaaaaaaataaaattatttataatatcaatgcagtttgcaattaattttcaattgaaagTAAGTACTCTCTCCGTTTTTTTAAGTTATACATTCTAGATTTTTCACACAtttaaaaaacacattaaatttgcataatttttgtgtttatttttttcccATAATTTTAAGCCAATATAAATTCAATAAGTGCAATTAAATTTTTCGAAATTTGCAATTAGATAATAAAACATGCATTGGAATTGGAAAtgtaaaatatagatttttttgaaacaattttttttagaatatgtaaCTTTAATAATGAAAGGAGTATAATTTgtattgaaattgtaaagtgatTCTTCTATGtaacaagaagaaaaagttagaatgatatTTATTACTAGAGTATTTAGATAATACTTTTTCTATGCGACCTGTTACCATCAAACATGGTTTCTCCCACCTTTGCAAAACCTAACGAATCTCACTCTTATCTTTAAATCACAATAACTCGTGACCAGTGAGAGATGCATGAAGCACTCCTGGCTAGACAAGTCTTGTGCTGATATGCACGTTGTGTCATGTGTGTTTTTCCGTTTTGCACGCCTCGGCGTTTCTTGATTAAATGCACATTTTACTAGTAGAACATCACAGTTTCTTCcctcaaaatagtttttattccATTGGACAAGAAGAAATGAGCGATATTTTCTCATACAAAAAAGCCGTCATTGGCTGGTATATAATTTATGTGTTATTAAATTTCATCAGGTAATTAGATATTCGAGAGCCAACCACATATGGGGCTTCACGCCTCTGCATGTTTGGGTTGGGCAATTATAGAGACAAGCATATGTGTAATCATGATTTCATGTCCCATATCAATATCTACATACACATGCCAACACGTGGACATACACATTAATACATCCATAATCCATTAATACgtaaaatttatgaatacaGGCAGTCAGGCAGTCAGGCAGTGGAAATATGATCATAGAAATCTGATGAAATACAAGATTTTTGTCactatctaaaattttaaaaatatatgaagcTTTGGAAGATCTTCtacatttagaatatatatgaaaacctaaaaaattatatataattattgtatttaagacatcgaaaatatgtttatatccaaaactatatttaaatatggcaaactaaaattaacaattaaatattattgaaaataataatatttcaaattttaaatataa
It encodes:
- the LOC108855731 gene encoding F-box protein At5g46170; its protein translation is MAVIPRSDPPSRIHPEPPPQTLEIDHFDHLPDSILLLVFNKISDVKSLGRCCVVSRRFHSLVPQVENVLIRVDCVISDDDNSSLSSIKSRSAAASGPFSSIFRLVVGGIVKPLQALGQFLGAKRSCGGGSSSSSSSSLSISGGDEGGEIEQGGVTHHSPTQVLKNFEEIRYLRIELPSGELGIDDGVLLKWRAEFGSTLDHCLILGASSVIQPNTRFSQLTDITTVESPDDNGSIPESFYTNGGLKLRVVWTISSLIAASARHYLLQPIIAEHKTLRSLVLSDSDGQGVLCMNRDQLEELRVKPLSASSASKRTLVPALNMRLWYAPTLELPDGTVLKGATLVAIRPSESKKEVSDVSWVSSAAFEEPYEAAVKLLVKRKTYCLEMNSF